ATCAGGAGCACGGCGCGCTTGAGGGCGTAGATGGGAATCTGCGGGTCGGCGCCGCGCTCGTAGCGGAACGAGGCGTCGGTCTGCAGGGTCTGGCTCTTGGAGGTCTTGCGGATGGAGGCGGGATCGAAATAGGCGCTCTCCACGAACACGTCCGTGGTGGACTCGGTCACACCGCTGTCCTCGCCGCCGAACACGCCCGCGATGCACATCGGGACCTTCTCGTCGGCGATCACCATGTCGCGGGCGCTGAGCTTGCGCTCCACGCCGTCGAGCGTGCGGATCAGCTCGCCTTCGGCGGCGCGGCGCACCACCACGTGGCCGCCGATCTTGCCGGCGTCGAAGGTGTGGAGCGGCTGCCCGAGCTCGAAGAGCACGAAGTTGGAGATATCCACGATATTGTTGATCGGGCGCAGCCCGATGCTCATCAGATGCTTCTGGAGCCATTCCGGAGACGGCCCGACCTTCACGCCCTTGACGGTAATGCCCGTGTAGCGCGGGGCGCCTTCGCTGTCGCGCACCTCGATCTGGACGCCCTCGCCGGCGCCTTCGCGGAAGGCGTCCACGGAAGGCTTGACCAGCTCGCAGGGGCGGTCGTTGAGCTTGAGCCAGGCGTACAGGTCGCGGGCCACGCCCCAGTGGGAGGCCGCATCGATGCGGTTGGCCGTGATCTCATACTCGATCACCGCCTCCGTGCCCAGGTGGAGGTATTCCTTGGCCGGCGTGCCGACCACGGCGTCCGCCGGGAGGACCATGATGCCCTCGTGGCTCTCGCCGATGCCGAGTTCGTCCTCGGCGCAGATCATGCCGAACGACTCCACGCCGCGGATCTTGGATTTCTTGATCTTGAAATCACCGGGCAGCACCGTGCCGAGCTGGGCGAAGAGGACCTTCTGGCCGGCGGCCACGTTGGGAGCGCCGCACACGACGGTCAGCGGCTCACCCGCGCCGGCGTTGACGGTGGTGATGTGGAGATGGTCGGAATCCGGGTGCGCCTCGCAGGTCAACACCTCGGCCACCACAACCCCGGCAAGTCCGCCCGGGATCTGTTCCTGCTCCTCCACGCCGTCGACTTCGATGCCGATCGCGGTCATCGCGTCCGCCACTTCCTGCGGGGTCAGGTCGCACTTCAAATACTCCTTGAGCCAATTGTAACTGAGCTTCATATCTTAGTCTTTTTATCTATTTCAAATCTTCCGGAGCAAACAGCTGCTCCACGAATTCCTGCTTGTTGAACACCTTGAGGTCGTCGATCCCCTCGCCCACGCCGATGAACTTGACCGGGATGTGGAACTGGTCGGACACGCCCACCACTACGCCGCCCTTGGCGGTGCCGTCGAGCTTGGTGACGGTCAGGGAGGTGATGTCGGTGGCCCGGGCGAACTCCTTCGCCTGCGCGAAGGCGTTCTGGCCCGTGGAGGCGTCCAGGACCAGCATCACGTCGTGCGGCCCGTCGGGGACCACCTTGCGGACGACGTTGCGGATCTTGGTCAGCTCGTTCATCAGGTCGATGCGGTTGTGCAGGCGGCCGGCCGTGTCGATGATCGCCACGTCGGCGCCGCGCGCCACTGCCGCCTGGGCGGTGTCATACGCCACGGAGGCAGGGTCGGAGCCCATCGCCTGCTTGACGATGTCCACGCCCGCGCGCCCGGCCCAGATGGTGAGCTGGTCCACCGCCGCGGCGCGGAACGTGTCCGCCGCGCCCAGCAGGACCTTCTTGCCCTGGCGGGCCAGCAGCGCGGCCAGTTTGCCGATGGTCGTGGTCTTGCCCACGCCGTTCACGCCGACCACCAGGATGACATACGGCTTCTTGCTGAAGTCGAACGGTTCCACGCTCTCGCCCACCAGGGCCCCGATCTCCTCGCGGAGCAGGCCCACCAGCTCGTCGAAGGACACGAACTTATCCCGCTCGACGCGCTCCTCCAGGTTGTCGATGATCTTCAAGGTCGTATCGACCCCCATGTCCGACTCGACCAGAGCCTCCTCGATCGCGTCGAGCGTGTCGTCATCCACCCTCGACTTGCCGATCACGGCCCGTGAAATCCGTTGAAAGAAACTTAATGCCATAGCTTACAAAGATAACAATTATTATGCAAATAAAGAGGGATTCCGCGATGGCGGAACCCCTCTTTATCAGTATAGAGGAGAAAATTATTTCTTGCTGGCGAAATAATCCTTGGCCTTCTCGGCCTCGACGAGCTGCTCAGCGAAAACGTAAGCGCCGGTCTTCGGGGATTTCTCCATGCGGATGCACTTGACCATGCTCTTGGCACCGGCCTTGGCTGCGAAGGTAGCAACTGCTTTCTTTGCCATAATCTAATCTCCTTTAATTATTTGATTTCACGATGGACCGTGACCTTGCCGAGGTAAGGGTTGAACTTCTTGCGCTCGAGACGGTCCGGGGTGTTCTTCTTGTTCTTGGTAGTGATGTAACGGGACATGCCGGGCACGCCGCTGGCTTTCTGCTCCGTGCACTCAAGGATGACCTGCACCCTGTTTCCTTTTGCTTTCTTTGCCATAGTCTGAAAATTTAAACAAGGTTAATCAAGCCTTTCTTCTTAGCATCGCGAAGCGTAGCCTCGAGGCCGTTCTTCTCGATGATCCGCATACCCTTGCAAGATACCTTGAGGGTCACATATCTCTGCTCCTCCTCGCTCCAGAACCGCTTGTTCTTCAGATTGAGGGAGAAGTCGCGCTTGGTGCGCAGCTTGGAATGGGCAACGTTGTTGCCTTTCATTCTCTTCCTTCCGGTGATTTGACAAACTTTTGCCATGGTTTTATCTTTTTATTCTTTTTTACTACTGGAACGGGGTGCAAATATCGCTTTTAATTTTCTGATTTCCAAATCGAAACCTAGAGAAACTTCAGGAATCTGCGCCACCGGATATTGTGGGGGAACCGCTTTTCTCTGTCGAGCGAGAGCCAGATCACGGCCGGTCGGCCGGCGATGTGGTCCTCGGGGACAAAGCCGAAATATCGGGAATCCGAGGAATCGTGACGGTTGTCACCCATCATGAAGTAATAATCCTGCTTGAATGTGTAGGAGCCCTCGCGGAGAGCCTGCTCCAGGTCGCCACCTTCGTAGGTCGTGATAATCCGCTTGTAGAGCGCCACGTTGTCCTGCGTGAGCGGGACGGTCGCCCCCTTGCGGGGAATCCACAACGGTCCGAAGAAGTCCCTGGTCCAGCCGGAGTCCTGCGTGAAGGGGAAAATATCCAGCGCACAGGCTTTCGGGTCGGTGTCGAGGCGGAGCGCAACGCTTTGCACGATGGGGAGCTTCCGCACTTCTTCCAACTTCTCTTCCGTCAGCAGAAGGACCTGATAGCCGGGCAGGGTCGGATCGAAATACGCCTTGGAAGGCGCGATGTCGAGCTTCTCCAACATCTTGGCGTTCAGCTTGTGTCCGTCGGTGCGGACCTGATAGCTGTACTGCACGCCCGGGTAGACCGGTTGCTTCTCGCCATTGACCCACACCAGGCCGTCCCGGACTTCCAGGGTGTCCCCGGGAATCGCGACACAACGCTTCACGTAGAAGTCCTTCTTGTCCACGGGGCGGGTGATGATTCCACCCATCCGGGCCACGGACTCCTTGCCGAGCCTGCGGACGTACGCGTAGTAGTCTCCCTGCGGATCGTTGCGGAGGACGGTGTCCCCGTTGGGGTAACCGAACACCACGTAATCTCCACGCTTGACATGGCGGAATCCTTTCAGGCGACGATACTTGTTCTGGATGAGGGTCGAATAGGACTTCTTCCCGAAGATCGTATTGTGCGTGAAGGGAACCGTCAGCGGCGTCTGGGGGACGCGGGGGCCAAAGGCCAGTTTGCTGACAAAGAGCTGGTCTCCAGTATAAAGACTGGACTCCATCGAGGAGGAAGGAATCTTGAACGCCTGGAAGAAGAAGATGTTGATGAAGGTGACGACGATGACGGCGAAAATGACGGCGTCAAGCCATTCGTTCCATCCACTGTGCTTCTCTCCCTCCTTGTAGCGTTTCTTCCAGAAATTCCAATGGACCTTGCGGGTGATGAAGATATCGAAGATAACCCCGAGACCCAGCAGCCACCAGAAATTTCCGAGCCAGATCACCCAAACCAGATAGAGCAAAGCCCAAAAGATGAACTTCGTCCATTTGTTCTGAGTAAAATCCTTCCAGCTCACTTTTTACACAATTATTTTACAGAATTGATGATAGCTTCGAACGCCTGCGGGTTGTTCATCGCGAGGTCGGCGAGGACCTTGCGGTTCAGCCCGATGTTCTGGGCGTTCAGCTTGCCCATGAACTGGGAGTAGGACATACCGTACTGGCGGGCGGCAGCGTTGATACGCTGGATCCAGAGAGCGCGGAAATTGCGCTTCTTGGCCTTGCGGTCACGGTATGCATAGGTCAAACCTTTCTCGTAGGTGTTTTTGGCTACGGTCCAAACATTCTTCCGTGCAAGGAAGTTACCGCGGGTTCTCTTGAGAATCTTCTTGCGGCGCGCCCTGGAGGCGACTGAGTTGACTGATCTAGGCATAATTCAATACTTTTAGAGAACCAACATTTCTTTTACGCGCACGTAATCAGCCTTCTCGAGGAGGGCGAAGTGATCCAGGTTGCGCTTGCGCTTCTTGGTTTTCTTGGTGAGGATGTGGCTGTGGTAAGCATGCTTCCTCTTGATCTTTCCCGATCCGGTAAGCGTGAAGCGCTTTTTGGCACCGGAGTTGGTTTTAAGCTTTGCCATTGTTTTAAATAATTAATTGTTAATACTATATGATCCCTAC
This Bacteroidales bacterium WCE2004 DNA region includes the following protein-coding sequences:
- a CDS encoding LSU ribosomal protein L35P, with protein sequence MAKLKTNSGAKKRFTLTGSGKIKRKHAYHSHILTKKTKKRKRNLDHFALLEKADYVRVKEMLVL
- a CDS encoding LSU ribosomal protein L28P (manually curated); this encodes MAKVCQITGRKRMKGNNVAHSKLRTKRDFSLNLKNKRFWSEEEQRYVTLKVSCKGMRIIEKNGLEATLRDAKKKGLINLV
- a CDS encoding large subunit ribosomal protein L33 produces the protein MAKKAKGNRVQVILECTEQKASGVPGMSRYITTKNKKNTPDRLERKKFNPYLGKVTVHREIK
- a CDS encoding LSU ribosomal protein L20P; its protein translation is MPRSVNSVASRARRKKILKRTRGNFLARKNVWTVAKNTYEKGLTYAYRDRKAKKRNFRALWIQRINAAARQYGMSYSQFMGKLNAQNIGLNRKVLADLAMNNPQAFEAIINSVK
- a CDS encoding signal recognition particle-docking protein FtsY; this encodes MALSFFQRISRAVIGKSRVDDDTLDAIEEALVESDMGVDTTLKIIDNLEERVERDKFVSFDELVGLLREEIGALVGESVEPFDFSKKPYVILVVGVNGVGKTTTIGKLAALLARQGKKVLLGAADTFRAAAVDQLTIWAGRAGVDIVKQAMGSDPASVAYDTAQAAVARGADVAIIDTAGRLHNRIDLMNELTKIRNVVRKVVPDGPHDVMLVLDASTGQNAFAQAKEFARATDITSLTVTKLDGTAKGGVVVGVSDQFHIPVKFIGVGEGIDDLKVFNKQEFVEQLFAPEDLK
- a CDS encoding signal peptidase I, translated to MSWKDFTQNKWTKFIFWALLYLVWVIWLGNFWWLLGLGVIFDIFITRKVHWNFWKKRYKEGEKHSGWNEWLDAVIFAVIVVTFINIFFFQAFKIPSSSMESSLYTGDQLFVSKLAFGPRVPQTPLTVPFTHNTIFGKKSYSTLIQNKYRRLKGFRHVKRGDYVVFGYPNGDTVLRNDPQGDYYAYVRRLGKESVARMGGIITRPVDKKDFYVKRCVAIPGDTLEVRDGLVWVNGEKQPVYPGVQYSYQVRTDGHKLNAKMLEKLDIAPSKAYFDPTLPGYQVLLLTEEKLEEVRKLPIVQSVALRLDTDPKACALDIFPFTQDSGWTRDFFGPLWIPRKGATVPLTQDNVALYKRIITTYEGGDLEQALREGSYTFKQDYYFMMGDNRHDSSDSRYFGFVPEDHIAGRPAVIWLSLDREKRFPHNIRWRRFLKFL